A region from the Rhodamnia argentea isolate NSW1041297 chromosome 7, ASM2092103v1, whole genome shotgun sequence genome encodes:
- the LOC115749772 gene encoding LOW QUALITY PROTEIN: pentatricopeptide repeat-containing protein At3g09650, chloroplastic (The sequence of the model RefSeq protein was modified relative to this genomic sequence to represent the inferred CDS: deleted 2 bases in 1 codon), with the protein MNPLSLPTSSSSPTPTPFPLSRSLSLHRVSPPPPSNTTSPTTAQPKWPSCAHGTVDTRDLSLSSPAATTLAPPKPYSQDAKLLTLLRQRKTEAAWVAYTQSAHLPNPTCLSRLVSQLSYQKTLEGLTRAQSILTRLRDERQLRRLDANSLGLLAVAAAKAGQTLYASSVVKSMLRSGYLPHVKAWSAVVSRLSASGDDGPAEALRLFEAVTRRLRKVADPAVVADSRPDTAAFNAALNACANLGDTGKFSQLFDEMPEFGAEPDALTYNVMIKLCARVDRKDLLVCVLEMILLKGIPLCMTTLNSLVAAYVGFGDLDTAGKIVQAMREGRRDLCKILRDANMEDLSDEEEDEDEYEQVLKTIDLVRDDGEIVVFAKLLPNSIQPNSGDPPLLPNSYAPNSRIYTTLMKGYMRTGRVKDTVRMLEAMQHEEDSSRHPDHISYTTVISAQVKAGSMDQARRVLAEMKRIGVPANRITYNIILKGYCQQLQMDKAKELIKEMASDAEVRPDVVSYNTLIDGCILIDDSTGALKFFNEMRARGIAPTKISYTTLMKAFASSGQPKLAHKVFDEMIQDPRVKPDAAAWNMLVEGYCKLGLVEEAKKVVQRMKENGAYPDVATYGSLASGIALARKPGEALLLWNEIKERCRASKKCEKPDTSPSLPPLKPDEGLLDALADICVRAAFFRKALEIVACMEENGISPNKTKYKRIYVEMHSRMFTSKHASQARQARRVERKRAAEAFKFWVGLPNSYYASEWHFGSD; encoded by the exons ATGAACCCTCTATCACTTCCCACTTCCTCCTCTTCACCGACCCCCACTCCGTTTCCACTTTCCCGCTCACTTTCTCTCCACCGCGTCTCTCCGCCGCCT CCCTCCAACACGACCTCCCCCACCACCGCCCAACCCAAGTGGCCATCTTGCGCCCACGGCACAGTCGACACGcgagacctctctctctcctccccggCCGCCACCACTCTCGCTCCTCCGAAACCGTACTCTCAAGACGCCAAGCTCCTGACCCTCCTTCGCCAGAGGAAGACGGAGGCAGCCTGGGTTGCGTACACGCAGTCCGCCCACCTCCCCAATCCCACCTGCCTCAGCCGCCTGGTGTCGCAGCTGTCCTACCAGAAGACCCTCGAGGGACTCACGCGCGCCCAGTCCATCCTCACGCGCCTCCGCGATGAGCGCCAGCTCCGCCGCCTCGACGCCAACTCCCTCGGCCTCCTCGCCGTGGCCGCCGCGAAGGCGGGCCAGACCCTCTACGCCTCCTCCGTTGTCAAGTCCATGCTCCGCTCCGGCTACCTCCCCCACGTTAAGGCCTGGAGCGCCGTCGTCAGCCGCCTCTCCGCGTCCGGCGACGACGGCCCAGCGGAGGCGCTCAGGCTCTTCGAGGCCGTGACGCGGCGGCTTCGTAAAGTCGCCGACCCTGCTGTGGTGGCTGACTCGAGGCCCGACACGGCCGCGTTCAATGCGGCGCTCAACGCGTGCGCCAACTTGGGCGACACAGGGAAATTCTCGCAActgttcgatgaaatgcccGAGTTCGGAGCTGAGCCTGATGCGTTGACTTATAACGTGATGATTAAGTTGTGTGCTAGAGTAGATAGGAAGGACTTGCTTGTGTGTGTGTTGGAGATGATTCTTTTGAAGGGAATTCCATTGTGCATGACTACGTTGAATTCACTCGTCGCTGCCTATGTTGGTTTTGGCGACTTGGATACTGCAGGGAAGATAGTGCAGGCTATGAGAGAAGGAAGGAGAGATCTTTGCAAGATTCTGAGGGATGCCAATATGGAAGATTTGAGTgatgaggaggaagatgaagatgaatatgaacaAGTATTGAAGACAATAGATTTGGTTAGAGATGATGGTGAAATCGTTGTGTTTGCGAAGTTGCTTCCAAATTCAATCCAACCGAATTCAGGCGACCCTCCATTGTTGCCGAATTCATACGCTCCCAATTCCAGAATATACACTACCCTAATGAAGGGATATATGAGGACGGGACGTGTGAAGGACACAGTCCGGATGCTAGAGGCAATGCAGCATGAGGAAGACAGCTCTAGGCATCCAGACCACATCTCATACACTACTGTCATTTCTGCGCAAGTGAAGGCCGGGTCGATGGATCAAGCACGTCGGGTGCTTGCTGAGATGAAAAGAATTGGTGTTCCTGCAAATAGGATCACCTACAACATAATCTTGAAGGGCTACTGCCAGCAACTGCAGATGGACAAGGCCAAGGAGTTGATCAAAGAAATGGCCAGCGACGCGGAGGTACGGCCTGATGTGGTATCATACAATACCTTGATCGACGGATGTATACTAATTGATGACAGCACGGGGGCGCTCAAATTCTTCAACGAGATGCGAGCGAGAGGGATTGCCCCAACCAAGATCAGTTACACTACATTGATGAAAGCATTTGCCTCATCTGGGCAACCGAAGCTGGCGCACAAGGTGTTCGACGAGATGATCCAAGATCCAAGAGTGAAACCCGATGCAGCAGCTTGGAACATGCTGGTGGAAGGGTATTGCAAACTTGGGTTGGTTGAAGAAGCGAAGAAGGTTGTTCAGAGGATGAAAGAGAACGGGGCATACCCCGATGTCGCCACTTACGGTAGTCTTGCCAGTGGCATTGCCTTGGCCAGGAAACCCGGAGAGGCCCTTTTGCTCTGGAATGAGATAAAGGAAAGGTGTCGAGCGAGTAAAAAATGCGAGAAACCTGATACTTCGCCGTCTCTCCCGCCGTTGAAACCGGATGAGGGCCTTTTGGATGCCCTCGCCGACATATGCGTGAGGGCCGCTTTCTTCAGGAAGGCCTTGGAGATCGTGGCGTGCATGGAAGAGAATGGGATCTCACCTAACAAGACCAAGTACAAGAGGATTTATGTGGAGATGCATTCGAGAATGTTCACCAGCAAGCACGCTTCTCAGGCCAGGCAAGCCAGGAGGGTGGAGCGGAAGAGAGCGGCCGAGGCGTTCAAGTTCTGGGTGGGCCTGCCGAACTCGTATTACGCGAGCGAGTGGCATTTTGGATCCGATTAA
- the LOC115749704 gene encoding probable LRR receptor-like serine/threonine-protein kinase At1g67720 yields the protein MGRGLFLFLLIFYTPLLMESSTAQMPGSVSLDCGGSQSFTDEIGLEWTPDDQFTFGEITNVSLANETRTQYTTLRYFPADNRKYCYTLNVTTRTRYLIRATFLYGNFDSDNVYPSFEISLGPTYWSTIAISDASTIEVRELIFLASDPTIDVCLSNATTGKPFISTLELRQFNGSMYYTDYENQFYLGTSARINFGAESEEPVRYPDDPFDRIWESDSVKKANYLVDVAAGTKKVSTQLPIDVNHDEKPPRKVMQTAVVGTNGLLTYRLNLDGFLGCGWAYSYFAEIEDLAPNDTRKFKLILPGSPDISKAVVNIIENAQGKYRLYEPGFVNITLPFVLSFKFARTIDSSKGPLLNAMEINKYVKKIDGSPDGGVIASIISPYTSAAWAQEGGDPCLPVPWTWVRCSSDSPPLITAVTLSSKNLTGNIPSDIAKLSGLVELWLDGNSLTGSIPDLSSCMNLEIIHLENNHLTGELPSSLATLPNLKELYVQNNMLSGTVPSGLLNKKLNLNYTGNMNLHEGGNRGSQTKIIIGSSVGAAVLLVATIASCLFIQRGKNTKHDDNVQILPTQRLVSSSSNAPTEAAYCFMLSEIEDATRKFEKKIGSGGFGVVYYGKLTDGREIAVKVLTNDSYQGKREFSNEVTLLSRIHHRNLVQFLGYCQEDGRNMLIYEFMHNGTLKEHLYGPLTHEWSFNWIKRLEIAEDAARGIEYLHTGCVPAIIHRDLKSSNILLDNNLKAKVSDFGLSKSQADGASHVSSVVRGTVGYLDPEYYISQQLTDRSDVYSFGVILLELISGREAISNESFGANCRNIVQWARLHIESGDIQGIIDPNLRDDYDIQSIWKIAEKALMCVQANGHMRPSMSEVLKEIQDALLIEREALATREGLSDLSRNSFHSSVNMDAFDVPGTENYVSIDESIALPTAR from the exons ATGGGAAGGGGACTCTTCCTGTTCTTACTCATCTTCTACACTCCACTTCTCATGGAGTCCTCCACTGCTCAGATGCCAG GTTCTGTTAGTTTGGATTGTGGAGGATCTCAGAGTTTCACCGATGAGATTGGGCTGGAATGGACTCCGGATGACCAATTCACCTTTGGAGAAATAACTAACGTTTCTCTCGCCAATGAGACGAGGACTCAATATACGACATTGAGATACTTCCCAGCCGATAACAGAAAGTACTGTTACACTTTAAATGTGACCACTAGGACAAGATACTTAATAAGAGCGACATTCTTGTATGGGAACTTTGACAGCGATAACGTGTACCCAAGCTTCGAGATCTCCCTGGGACCTACTTATTGGTCCACGATTGCCATTTCTGATGCCAGTACTATAGAAGTGAGAGAGCTCATATTTCTGGCCTCAGATCCTACCATCGATGTGTGCCTATCTAATGCTACTACAGGCAAGCCATTCATATCTACCCTTGAGCTCCGTCAGTTCAATGGTTCGATGTACTACACTGACTATGAAAACCAGTTTTATCTCGGTACCTCTGCCCGGATTAATTTTGGTGCAGAAAGTGAAGAGCCAGTCAG GTATCCAGATGATCCATTCGATAGAATATGGGAGTCTGACTCTGTAAAGAAAGCAAACTACCTTGTCGACGTGGCTGCTGGCACAAAAAAGGTGTCAACCCAATTGCCAATTGATGTTAACCATGATGAGAAGCCACCTCGAAAAGTTATGCAGACTGCTGTAGTCGGAACAAATGGATTACTAACTTACCGCTTGAACTTGGACGGATTTCTCGGTTGTGGCTGGGCATATTCCTACTTTGCAGAGATCGAAGATTTGGCTCCCAATGACACGAGAAAATTCAAGCTGATCCTCCCAGGCTCACCTGATATCAGCAAAGCTGTTGTCAATATAATTGAAAATGCTCAAGGCAAGTATCGCCTGTATGAGCCAGGATTTGTGAACATAACCCTCCCATTTGTACTGTCCTTTAAGTTCGCGCGGACAATAGATTCTTCGAAGGGTCCACTATTGAATGCCATGGAAATAAACAAGTATGTGAAGAAAATCGATGGTTCTCCAGATG GAGGAGTTATTGCTAGCATAATTTCACCCTATACCTCAGCAGCTTGGGCACAGGAAGGTGGAGACCCGTGCCTGCCAGTTCCATGGACATGGGTGCGCTGCAGCTCAGATTCGCCTCCACTGATAACTGCAGT CACATTATCTAGTAAGAATTTGACCGGAAACATTCCTTCAGACATTGCAAAATTGAGCGGATTGGTTGAGCT GTGGCTTGACGGGAATTCACTCACTGGTTCAATACCTGATCTTTCTTCATGCATGAACCTGGAGATCAT TCATCTTGAGAACAATCACTTGACTGGTGAGCTGCCTTCCTCTCTCGCAACTCTGCCAAACTTGAAGGAACT GTATGTCCAGAATAACATGTTATCAGGCACGGTGCCATCTGGTCTTCTCAACAAAAAGTTGAATCTGAA CTATACCGGGAATATGAATCTTCATGAGGGAGGGAACAGAGGAAGCCAGACTAAGATTATCATTGGTTCATCAGTCGGAGCTGCTGTTCTCCTGGTAGCTACAATTGCCTCGTGTCTGTTCATACAGAGAGGCAAGAACACTAAGCATG ATGACAACGTGCAAATACTGCCGACGCAGCGGCTAGTTTCTTCCTCGAGTAATGCTCCTACAGAAGCTGCTTATTGCTTTATGCTGTCAGAAATTGAAGATGCCACAAGAaaatttgagaagaaaattgGTTCTGGAGGATTCGGAGTTGTCTATTATGGAAAACTGACAGATGGAAGAGAAATTGCAGTCAAGGTTCTGACTAATGATTCCTATCAAGGAAAGCGAGAGTTCTCAAATGAG GTGACTCTTCTTTCAAGAATACATCACAGGAATTTGGTACAATTCCTTGGATATTGCCAAGAAGACGGGAGAAACATGCTAATTTACGAGTTCATGCATAATGGAACTCTTAAAGAGCACCTTTATG GTCCATTGACTCATGAGTGGAGTTTTAATTGGATCAAACGTCTTGAGATTGCTGAAGATGCTGCAAGAG GGATTGAGTACCTTCATACTGGATGTGTTCCAGCCATCATACATAGAGATTTGAAAAGTAGCAACATTCTTCTGGACAACAACTTGAAAGCAAAAGTTTCAGACTTTGGTCTCTCAAAATCTCAAGCTGACGGAGCATCCCACGTCTCGAGTGTGGTTCGAGGAACTGTTGGGTATCTGGACCCCGA GTATTACATCTCCCAGCAATTGACGGACAGGAGCGACGTCTATAGTTTTGGCGTCATTCTTCTTGAATTGATATCGGGTCGGGAAGCGATATCTAATGAAAGCTTTGGCGCGAACTGTCGCAACATAGTCCAATGG GCGAGACTACACATAGAGAGCGGGGACATCCAAGGCATCATCGATCCGAACCTACGCGATGACTACGACATCCAGTCGATATGGAAGATAGCGGAGAAGGCTCTGATGTGCGTCCAGGCTAACGGGCACATGAGGCCATCGATGTCGGAGGTCCTCAAGGAGATCCAGGACGCGCTGCTGATCGAGAGAGAAGCCCTGGCGACGCGGGAGGGCCTCTCGGACCTGTCGAGGAACTCGTTCCACTCGTCCGTTAACATGGATGCCTTTGACGTTCCCGGGACCGAGAACTACGTATCGATCGATGAGTCTATCGCGCTGCCGACCGCTCGATAG